CAACCGCCCACATGTGCGCACGCAGTAGTGAGTCGTTGATCATATCTGCGGTACGTACCACTGACAGGAATGCCCATTTAGGGTCGTCAGAACAAGTACGGTTACCCCAAAGCTTAAAGCCGTTTTGACGAATAATGGTCGACACTTCTTTTTCGTTCAGCATATTCGCACGTGCGTTAGCATCGCCCAGCTGGAAGTCGATTGGGCGCGCAGTTGCCACAATACCGTTCATATTGGTATTACTTGGGCTCCACCAAAAGCCTCGGTCGTTGTCCGACTTTGCAATCATGCCCGCAACACGTGCACTTGCAGGTTCAACTTCTGTTTTACCATCGCGGAATACTTTGACATGAGGGTCAACAACGAACACACGACGCGAACCAAAGTCGGCACGATATGCTTTCGCATCTTCATCGTTTGTGTTTGGACCATCTGCGATGATAACCGCACGAAGACGCTCAGCCACATTCACAAGTTCTGTGATGACTGGGTTACGATTACCTTCAGGGCGTTGATGCGCATAACCTGGCGCCACAAGAATACGTGGTGTTACCCCAAGTACTGACTCAGCACCAAGAAAAGCTTGCACACCTTCATAAGAACCGTCTGCTGCCACACCGCCAACCATGTTTGACATAATTGCCGCTTCATCAGCGCCATCGACACGAACCACAACGACTACCGCACCAGCTTGGTCAAAAATACCGTCCATTGCCGCAGGTAGTGTTCCTTCTGTACCCAACGGTGCAGCTTCAGCACGTTTACCAGCAACCAATACAGGTGTGTTAAGTGGAAACTTTTCTGGATCTGCACTAGGTGCAGTACCAATCACACCAATTACTGAGCTTTTTACTGTTTTGATTGGACGCGTGCCGGATTGCGCCTCAATGACTTCTACACCGTGTAGAAATTTTGACATAGTTATCTCCTTTAAAGACATGTCAGTTAGAGAATAAAAAAGGCCATACAAGCTGCCTTGTATGGCCCAGGGTCTGTTGAGCTTTGCTGTTTGATTTTTGTTCTCTTGAGTGTGTTTTGATCGCGACGCTCGACTTGCCGCTTAGTAATCTAAGCAAAAGTTGAGCAACAATGAACAAAGCGCACTCAGGTGAACCCAAAGGGCAGCGCTTGATTGGCATTTCTTCTGTGTTGCCCCACAAGGATGTGGGGTAAGGTGACTTTGCAGGAGCACAAAGTCTTTATCGCCTGACTCACATAGAATAACTATGCTACGTAGGCTCTGCCTTGTATAAACACCAATC
The sequence above is a segment of the Pseudoalteromonas piscicida genome. Coding sequences within it:
- a CDS encoding phage tail sheath subtilisin-like domain-containing protein; its protein translation is MSKFLHGVEVIEAQSGTRPIKTVKSSVIGVIGTAPSADPEKFPLNTPVLVAGKRAEAAPLGTEGTLPAAMDGIFDQAGAVVVVVRVDGADEAAIMSNMVGGVAADGSYEGVQAFLGAESVLGVTPRILVAPGYAHQRPEGNRNPVITELVNVAERLRAVIIADGPNTNDEDAKAYRADFGSRRVFVVDPHVKVFRDGKTEVEPASARVAGMIAKSDNDRGFWWSPSNTNMNGIVATARPIDFQLGDANARANMLNEKEVSTIIRQNGFKLWGNRTCSDDPKWAFLSVVRTADMINDSLLRAHMWAVDRNITKTYIEDVTQSVQSYLDSLKAQGAILGGQIWADEELNTPANIQAGKVYFSFDFTPPTPAEHITFKSILTNNYLEEIV